The Rhopalosiphum maidis isolate BTI-1 chromosome 1, ASM367621v3, whole genome shotgun sequence genome has a segment encoding these proteins:
- the LOC113549586 gene encoding sodium/potassium/calcium exchanger 4-like → MVTFENYLQVVNHKNWKAKLYSITLAIFVLIFYCLKSNTRISHESDIKHVTRVLLSINKTKNQKEKSFFEEIFIFEERFYTILCTSVVALYLFLFLGVVCNRYLVPSIHIISHRMKLSQDVAGASVMAAAVACPELFVNILATFFTEGDVGIGTVVGTGLFNILLVPGLCVLMADQEFIHLENWPITRDVSMYLLTISLLVWSLADNKVYAYEALILIIVYMIYLLILSYSSYFEKIFKYISQQKNKVFDDCSESQPILPLNGVAENGFIVQEHIILPKWKDRIRDKLLNFKELLVWPIVLILKVTVPSCDSLDRVFWIPITMFMCIFWIGCGSFFIVELITIIGNEFSIPDSVMGITLLAIGMSVPEMVSSIAVARQGQGTMALCTALSSSTFDVLICLGVPWFIKAMWFNKDNTSASINVHSRSLDDSAIAVMLSTIGFMILMCAKTFVLTKKLGGFLVFIWLFICSAMVYNEYATH, encoded by the exons atggtaacatttgaaaattatttacaagtagtaaatcataaaaactgGAAAGCAAAACTTTATTCAATTACTTTAGCTATATTTGtactcatattttattgtttgaagTCAAATACTCGAATTTCACACGAATCGg atATTAAACATGTCACGCGCGTTTTATTATCAATCAACAAAACGAAAAATCAAaaggaaaaatcattttttgaagAGATTTTCATTTTCGAGGAACGCTTTTATACCATATTGTGTACTTCCGTTGTTGctttgtacttatttttatttttaggggtAGTATGCAATCGTTATTTGGTGCCAAGCATTCATATAATTTCTCACA ggaTGAAGTTGAGTCAGGATGTTGCGGGAGCGTCTGTAATGGCTGCAGCAGTGGCATGTCCCGAACTATTCGTCAATATACTAGCTACGTTCTTTACAGAAGGCGATGTCGGAATCGGCACTGTTGTCGGCACTggcttatttaatatactcttAGTTCCTGGACTTTGTGTACTTATGGCTGATCAAGag TTCATACACTTGGAAAATTGGCCGATCACACGTGATGTATCTATGTATCTTTTAACTATATCATTATTAGTTTGGTCATTGGCTGATAACAAGGTTTATGCTTACGAAGCgctcatattaattatagtttacatgatatacttattaa TTCTCTCTTATAgctcatattttgaaaaaatatttaaatatatttctcaaCAAAAGAACAAAGTTTTTGACGATTGCAGTGAAAGTCAGCCGATACTTCCTCTAAATG GAGTTGCAGAAAATGGATTTATAGTGCAggagcatattattttacccaAATGGAAGGACAGAATACgtgataaactattaaatttcaaagaaTTATTAGTATGGCCTATAGTCCTAATTTTAAAAGTGACTGTTCCTAGTTGTGATAGTCTAGATAGAGTTTTTTGGATACCTATAACCatgtttatgtgtatattttggaTTGGATGTGGATCATTTTTCATTGTGGAATTGATTACAATTATAG gaaatGAATTCTCAATTCCTGATTCAGTTATGGGCATTACGCTATTAGCAATTGGTATGAGTGTACCCGAAATGGTGTCTAGTATAGCAGTTGCAAGACAAg gacAAGGTACTATGGCTTTATGTACCGCACTAAGTTCATCGACATttgatgttttaatttgtttgggTGTTCCGTGGTTTATAAAAGCTATGTGGTTCAATAAGGATAACACGAGCGCATCCATAAATGTTCACTCGAGAAGTCTTGACGACAGCGCGATAGCTGTAATGTTAAGTACAATTGGTTTTATGATATTGATGTGCGCcaaaacatttgtattaactaaaaaa ttAGGTGGATTTCTTGTTTTCATATGGTTATTCATTTGTTCAGCCATGGTGTACAATGAATATGCAACGCACTGA